Within the Medicago truncatula cultivar Jemalong A17 chromosome 4, MtrunA17r5.0-ANR, whole genome shotgun sequence genome, the region TGCTGCGTTGTAGATGGCTTCTAAATCATGATTTGTGAGCTATAAACTTTGAGTAATCCTGTATCTTTTactaaacagcttattttattatcttGGAACCAACCATGGCATAACCGAATTCCTCTCTTTCGCGGCTCTTTGGCCATGGAAGCTCTGCACATGATACAGGGACACATACTCCCACTTCGTCCCTTATCACAATTCCAACCAGACACCGACAAAATTCGACGCAGCCTTATTCAAAAAGGTGTCACTCCTACACCTAAAATCATTCACACTCTCCGCAAGAAACAAATCCAAAAACACAACCGCAAACTCAATCGACAAAACCAACTAAACCCACCACTCTCTAAATCTCAAAAACAAACGTTAGAGGAGGAACAACACTTTCAGGAACTCAAACATGAGTACAAacaatttacacaaaatttggaggaaaatCAAGGAGGGAATAAAGGTTTGTGTTTGATTGGGAAGCCATGGGAAGgggttgaaaaagttgattttttggAGAGAATTAAGGTGAATTATGAGCACAGAGGAGAGAAACTTAAGAGGGAGAGTTTGATTGAGTTGAAGGAAATGTTTCGTGAGAGAAAAATGGATGAATTGAAATGGGTTTTTGAGGATGATATTGAAATTAACGAGGTTTGGTTCGATGAAAATAACAATGGGAAAAGGAAAAAGACGAGTAAGCGAAGTGAGGTTCAGGTTGTGAGGTTTCTTGTTGATAGGTTTGTGTTCTGTTTTTCATTTGCTGTCAATTCTTTTGGGAGTTAGTTAGAATGCATTGTtggtgtaaaattattttacacattcaTCCAATGACGTATTGTCATATCATTTAATGTGGTTGAAAAAACATGAgtatcatattcattaattgacaTGGAAACACATCATTGAgtgcatgtgtaaaataattttacaatgtTAGTTTACGAAAATTAaacttgattgatttttttttttgtgcaagtTATGGagggtttttttggtttttttgtagGTTGTGTGATAAGGAAATTAGGGCTAAGGATTGGAAATTTTCGAGGTTGATGAAGCTGTCTGGATTGTCTTTCACGGAGGGTCAGTTGATGATGATTATTGAAATGCTTGGTGTTAAACGTTGTTGGAAGCAAGCTCTATCTGTGGTTCAATGGGTGTACAATTCCAAGGATCACAGAAAGTTTCAAAGCAGGTGATTTGTTTCTGAAACATAAATTATGTTTAGGGTATTTTAGATTTCAGACTGAGGATTTCGGATGGGAGGGTTTTGGAGAGCTATGTTTATATTTTGGTATATatttaagatttaaaaaaatatatatatatgaaggaTTAACATGATCAGataatatttcaaatcataaaTTAGTCTACATGAATCATAATTATGTTGTAGTGTCTTCTTggagggaggtaaatgtaaatCCCTTTGTGAGTGCTCTTGAGTCATAAGGTCTTCCCTACGTTGGACTAGGACACCGTCCTCTCACActaaattttttcaataaaaaaaattatgtcttaATGATTggcatttttgttgtttttagatGCTTAGTGCTTTGCATATTTGGCTCTATCTTATGATGAAATTAATAATGAATTTGTAGGTTTGTTTACACAAAACTTCTTGCAGTTCTTGGGAAGGCAAGAAGGCCGAAGGAAGCccttcaaattttcaatatgATGCTTGTAAGAATCAAGTGCTTAGTTTGTTTTTCCATGTGTTGGACTtgtctttaatttttgtatGTCGCTGGGTTGATTTACTTTCAACTTGTTCAGGGAAATATTCGTGTATATCCTGATATGGCTGCATATCACAGCATTGCTGTTACACTTGGTCAAGCTGGTCTTCTGAAAGAATTGCTGAATATCGTGGAATGCATGAGGCAGAAACCTGAAACGTTAAAATATATGTATCGCAAGAACTGGGATCCAACTCTTGAACCTGATGTGGTTATATATAATGCCGTGAGAAAGCAACTAAATATCTTTCATATAATAATAACTTTCTAATGAATGCAATTTTGCAGACTGATTAAAGTATTGATTTTCTTCAATTACTATTAGGTACTTAATGCTTGTGTTCCATCAAAGCAGTGGAAAGGTGTGTCATGGGTTTTTCAGCAAATGAGGAAAAGTAGCCTGAAACCTAACGGAGCAACTTATGGACTTGCAATGGAGGTAATTGCACAATTACCACATCTGACGCTGAGTAATTTATCTTGAAAAAATTAGATTTATATAACTTTGTGTCgctaacaaaaaataaaaggtggtagaatataagctgtttttgggGAAACTGTCTCGAAAGATCTATTTGACTGATTTGCTATGGTAATACTTTCTTCAAAATGTGATCAATGCTATCTGCTCTCTATGATAGCATTATATACTGAATAGGATAACCATGCTTGAATGGCGGCTaagattttcattttatttactaATTGATGAGcttattttaagttttattcTATTTGAGTCTTTATGTATGAACGGAAAAATTGATTCTTGAAGGAAACTAGAAAAGGCTGTTACCTCCATATTTTATTACCTTTAAAGCATGCTTGTATTCAAGTCTTACAGGTGATGCTTGTTATAAGGTAATGCTGCAATCGGGCAACTACGACCTTGTCCATGAGTTATTTGAAAAGATGCAGAGAAATGGGGAAGTTCCAGAAGCCCTTACATACAAAGGTGGTGTTTTAAATCTTTCATACCATTTGCAACTGATATTTGGCATCTGATGGCCTAATATATACTTTATCTCTTCCTCAGTGATGGTAAGAACTTTCTGGAAGGAAGGTAAAGTTGATGAAGCTGTGAAAGCTGTCAGGGACATGGAAAGAAGAGGCGTTATGGGAACAGCCAGTGTTTATTATGAGCTAGCATGTTGCCTTTGCAACTGTGGGAGATGGCAAGATGCTACTCTGGAGGCActtttcttacttttttaaTTGAATGCCCAAATTTGACCTGAAAAATCTGATGGCGGACTCGTTACTTCCCTAGAACTTTTAAGGCTAGAATCTGCCCTTGTTCCCTAAGGAACCATTGATGTTGGCTACATTAAGACATAGACAAATGACATGTTAGACCTTGAGGAGGACTAAAGTGGCCGGCATTTGTAGTTTCTTGGGGAAGAATATATACATTGCCAAATATTTTAGGGGTGTATTTAGTgatttactatttatttttgCACTAATGTGGTTAAATGAGCGTGTAGCTATGTGTAAGCCCTtattaaaatgtatatttttccTTGAAATATGGTGGCAGGTTGAGAAGATAAAAAGACTTCCTCATGCTAAACCTTTGGAGGTTACTTTCACCGGCATGATTAGGTCATCCATGGATGGTGGGCACATTGATGATTGCATATGTATATTTGAATATATGCAAGATCACTGTGCTCCTAATGTAGGGACCGTAAATACCATGCTGAAAGTTTACAGCCAGAATGACATGTTTTCTACGGCTAAAGTTTTATTCGAGGAAGTTAAGGTTGCAAAGTCAGATTTACGACCAGATGCATACACATATAACTTGATGTTGGAAGCGTCTTCCCGTGGACACCAGTGGGAATACTTTGAGCATGTGTACAAAGAGATGATTCTTTCGGGTTATCATTTGGATCAAAATAAACACTTGCCATTACTTGTTAAAGCTTCAAGGGCTGGCAAGGTAGATAATATACTTGTTATTTATATAAGGTCTCagtgtttattttatatttctgcTCATAGTATTATATCCTATAAAAATTGTTACATCCAAACTATGCTTACACGCGTGCATACATTTCATCTGTCAACACACTAGTGATGAAAAAAGACAATCTATTATTTGGTGATAGTGCAATTTTGATCATTATTTTGTACTGTTTCCAAGTGTATGTATAAAGCTCGTATGCTTAGTCCAGCACAAACGCAAATTTATTTAGACTTGTGCTTGTGATCTTGATAGAAACCTTTGCATTAGTTCTTGCCTTATCTTTTAGATTTCTCAATTGTTGGATGATTTTCAGAATCAGTTTAATCCAACTGTGTTTTCTTACTTGTTAGTTGTTACTGGTGGCCACGGTACCACAAAAACACCCTTTACTTTTTAACTTAATACATCTATTTTCTAAATATTGAATTTGACGGCATGTTATGGTTTCAATGCAGTTGCATTTACTGGAGCATGCATTTGACATGGTTCTTGAAGCTGGAGAAATCCCTCaccatcttttcttttttgaattggTGATTCAAGCTATAGCTCAACATAATTACGAACGAGCCATCATCTTACTCAGCACCATGGCTCATGCGCCATACCGAGTAACAGAAAAGCAATGGACAGAGCTGTTTAAAGAAAACGAAGACAGAATCAATCATGAAAATCTGAAGCGGTTGTTGGATGATCTTGGTAACTGTAATGTTGTATCAGAAGCAACCATCTCGAATTTATCAAGGTCATTGCATGATCTATGTGGATTAGGTTCATCGAGAAACATCTCAAGTATCATCCCTTTTAGAAGTGAAAATGTTGATTGTCTGAATGAGACAATTAATGGTGGTGAAAATGGAAAAGCGCCAAATTTTTCAGGGAGAATGATGATTGAAGGTGCTGAATCTGGGAATGATATTCTTTTTGGTGGTGATCAAGCTGAACCTGATATGTTCACATTTAACGATGATCAAGTCGACAGAGTAAACAATAATGATGTGGTGGTTTGCAGGCCACAAAACCGTGTTATTGAAGATAAATCAAGTTTTTGTGTTGATAGACCGGAATTTCTTGATCGTTTGACACTTGACAAGTCTTCAGATGATTCAGAGGATGAGCTATCAGATGATGAAAGTTATGAAGACGATGATGATGGTGATAAAGAAGTGATTGATAAGCCTTCAGCATATCAAATATTGGAAGCGTGGAAGGAAATGAGAGAGGAGGATAAGAGTTTGTTACACTCTGAAATTGATTGTGGCTAGTCATTGCAAGTTGTTTTAGTTTGAAATATGCTAGCTGAACAAGGAAATTACATGGACGAGCTTATTTTGATATCTGCAATAATGTTGTATTGTAAGTGATTGGATAAGGAGGACTCAACTAAAACGTGTAAAGTTCAAAATGATTTCTTTTACTCAAGGTCAAAATGTTAAAAAGCAtattattttagtaatttttctcTGCATCTCATAATTTTTTGCCCGGAAGATATTCAAGTATAATCCATGTAATccaaacaaaacatatttttttctgcTTGGATGTGTTTCCAAACAAAACATGGATTTTTCATTATTAGGATTTTATTTGCAAAATCATGTGTGCCTTCACAGATATGTGGGGTGATTAATGTTAGCTAGAGCGCTGTGTATATTTACAACACAGGCAAAATCAAACAAAGTTTACATAACAATACTCAAATCCTCTTCCCTGAACAACGATTCTTCCTCTATTGTAATCATATACACaactgttaaaaaaattactattggTCTAAAGGTTTTCCTAAATTGCATCAATATCTAACTTGTTCATAAAGTACTGaccattttataaaattgtacCAAGCAAATGCCTCTAAACTTTATCTGTGCACATACATCTCGGCAAAAGACAAAATGAGCTTTGGTATGTGTGTAATTGTAAACATAACCTTGACAAATCTCAAAAGCAAGTCAATATATTGTGTAGCAAGAGTTATGTAACAATATCTTAGAACAAGCAATGTAAACATGGCCGCATGTGCCAATCGAAATTGCAATTGAAGGACTAATGAAAAATTGCTATCTCTCATTAGAACGATTAATAGCGTTCCATTGCATCGGTCTTCCTTGGTACTTTGTAGTGTTCCCTCGTTGtcttcttttaaaataataaaaaggaaaaggtaaaataaaaGCTATCGCTAACTCCTGATAAAATGTTTCATGAATCGTTCCGCATATTCCAGATTTACAAGTCGAAAGTTATGTACATCTACAAAAAGAATTGGCAGTAGGCGCAGCAGCAGAACCATTATCTCAAGCCAGCTTGGCCAATGATCAACAAGCGAAAATCCACGACATCTGCACAATTCACAAACACTGAATAATCTTAATCAAAAGAACTAATAGAAACTACTACTACATagcatcaaaaaataaataaaaaataaaaaaacagcactaattaataaaactaaactaatcaCTTGCAGAAAAATCAGTGGCCACCTACAGATCAAAATCTAATCCAGTAACGGGAACAAAAGCAAAATATATAAGCATGTCAAGATTCTAATAAAGCGACTGACTGAGGAAGCTACCAAATATGAAGCATTTTGCATTTGAGTGCCTTCATCGCAGCTTTTGCAAAGACTTGAGCGGCCTCAGCTTCAGCTTCTGCAATCTCCGCCTCCCTAGCTGCTGCTTCGGCCTGTGCAATGGCAACTTCTGCCTCTGCAACTGCTTTTGCAGCTGCAGCAGCCGCCTCTTGAGCTGACATCCCCCTCACTTTTGATAGCTCTGCCTCAATTTGGGATTTTGAAAGGATGTTGACATCACACATCTTCTCCACCTCCGGAGAATCTTTGGACCTCGCTTCCACAAGCATCAGAGAAGAGCTTCCTCTTTTCTCAGAGACTGCTGAACTTGGCATAATTTTGTACTTATGCTTTTCCTGTCAACGTATATGTCATTGCCATGATAAACTTATCACATACCGAATTTTGTTTATTAGTTGGGACAATCTATTAATtcaaataaaacttatttcTCTTGCTAAAGAAAATGCTGATATCACGTTACTACTGCAAAAGGAAACAcgtatcttaatttttttgacgAAAAACGCGTCTAAACATGTTGTTATAaccaatttatttatcattgtcAACCATTTTCTGTTGATTACTTCCAGCAAGATCAAATGATTTATTATAGTAATTCTGTCATAGATGAAACACTTTAGTCTTTAAGGCCTTCAAATATTATCCAGATCATTGACCATGTCTATTACAAAGGTTTACACATAGAGCTTAATGTAACAATGACAATCACAACAGCAAACAAGTTTTAttccactaagtggggtcggctacatggatcaaacgacgccgtaatgttctatcatatatcatatccctatccaactcattgatctctagatctttcttaacagtttttcttatagtttttctaagtCTTTATTTGCCTCTAGTGATTTGACTACCCTTCATCTGATCTACTACTATAGAATATACAAGTCTTCTCTCGGCATGCCCAAACCACATAAGCCAAGTTTCTACCATCTTTTTTACGATAGGTGCTACCccaattctctctctctctctctaatgttgtATTTCTAATTTACCACACATCCAACTGATTATAAAATTACCTGAACTATTTTGCCACTTGTCACCATCTGCTGCAATTTTGCTGACAATAACTTTCTAAGATTTGGTGGACACTGATATTTTTCCTATAGAGATGAAATGAAAAGTTTCAGAATTACTTTCAATGCAACGACGGGGTTAAGTATGTAAACAAGCATTGTATTGCTAATAGTGGCTGAATTGACTATACACTAATGCTCCAAGCCTAAATCACAGGTAACTTTTAAAGATAAGATATGCAGCAAATGCATGGTATGATGCTATGACTGATTGCATTATGCTTTTTTCGGTGTACCATTGTAAAGAGGGGGAAATAACAGGTTGTTAATTGCCAAGTGAGACTGCACATAAAAGcttaaacacacacacacaacgcGATATAGAAATACCTCTATGTAAGAAGCAATGGCAGCCTTGTCAGAACCCTTTGGCTCCTTCATATTGACAATAGCCTCTAATACATTATTATCTCCCAACCTGCCATCATTAAGACATAAAGTGACATATGTCAAGATTAAGATGCAGCTTAGCATGTATTAAATTGTGGTATTTTCTTATCACAAGCATACAAGGAGTGCACGTAGACAGAGAATCTCcagatataattaaaaataagtaaataaataaaagtatgagTCATATAACTTCATTCAAACGCAATGAACCATTGCACAGTTAACAAGGTCTATGATCTttctattctttcttttttttttccttcccttACTCTTTATAGGTAACAATTAATAAACCTTTTGTCCCCTTATATCTTCAACATGCTTACAGCAAAACTGCTATGAGGTActacaaaaaatgaagaatcGCCAGATACCTCACAAAGGTACTATAAAATGAAGGATCACAAGATAACTCAcatagaaaataacaaaaaattcagattcaaaTTAGGCTATTTATCGATTCATTTGTGAAAATTTGGTAAACTAGCACACAAATTTATGCAATACTAGACCTTATTACTCATAAGGGGTGTAACATTTACACTCTGCAATCTTTAGATGTTATTCAAGATCAAAATCACAAACCAAGCACCACAATCATGGAGATAATTTCTTTTTACTAGATAATAATGGCAGATGTATTTAACTGAAAGTTCTTGAACCTTGATACTTGTTCTTTTGAATTAGGAGATTGCAATGTTCCACTACAAATTGTTAGGGGCTTAGGAGATTGAAATGTTCCACCAGAAATTGTCAGGGGCTTAATATCGAGAAAGTCTTCACGTTGAACTACTTTACCCAAGGCCAATTGGTTATTGTCAGTTTTGGGGGCTGGGGGACTGTTTTTAAGGGCAAGTTTTGCCTTCTGCCGGGATCCCCATATTGCTGTGACATTTATATTCCTCCATTTATCCTGTTCACAATTCAAAGCATACAAATTAGTTCACCAAAAGTATGCAATAGCTTTATCAATTTGATCAAAGAAAAATTATCTATCTTTATGTATTTCTACTAGGCTGTGTTGAAAAGACTTACCTTGAGATCTACATTCGAACGCGTACGCAAAATGGAACTGAACTCGGGATCCATAAGTATTGTGCGCCATTTTCCAGCCCCGTGTTTGACTACTCCAGCTTTCAGTGCTGCTTCTTCTTCTGCAGTCCATTTCTGCTTAGGAGCACCCATGGAAGGAAATCCGACAGTTTTTTTGTGACAGTTTAATCTTTGCTTCTAGGGTTGAGGAAAGCTTGGAATTTCAGTACTCCCCTTCTCTATATGTGCAtctttgcattaaaaaaaaactttacaatTAGTAGTTGACCAACAATAAAcatcaaaatgaaaagaaaagaaaaagtcaaaATGTGACTCTTCTATGTTTATAATAaccaataaatataattaagtaaATATTACTCATCCCAAACATTGACCTTAGTTCCAAATTCACTTCAATCACATCCACCAACAACCCAACCCAATGTTAACCGATATAGCACCAACACGTCAGATTGAAGGTGTATCTggtgtctaacatgtgcaatacgAACACATGTTGTTACTTTCAATTACTTCTATTTCTCAGAGTATAGGTGTCGCCGCGTCGGTGTTGTGTTGGTGCTTCATAAATgtaaaaacaagagaagagaagatgtTAGGAACCCAAGAATTGGATTCCTAAGAAAGAacacttttattaagaaaaaataggAAAGAATAGGGAGATAAATCTCTCCTTCAAGGGATTCCCCTTCACAATAGAGTTACTACTCGATTCACACTGTTTACAATATTCAATAATGATCAACTCTACattgtttctcctatttatacaaatagtcCTATAACAACCTCAACTAACCAACTAACTACTCCCTCCTTCCTAAATTAAGTGACCcatttggtcatttcacacatattaagaaaaatgtatactaagtgaatgagagagaaaaatggttttgaatgtttttgtcaagtattggtgcatttACCATTATCATAGAtgcaaaaaagaatatattaaattgGGAGTGATGacagtagtattaattagagttataattgaaaaaaaagtaattaatattgcattgagaACTGAAATGGGTCAGTTATTttaggacaatattttttttacaaaagagtcACTTATTACTGGACAAAGGGAGTAACAACCCTATAACAATCCCAGCTAACTAACTTCTATAAGACTATAACAACTTTTAACCATCAATCTAAATAATCACCATTCTATATCTATATCCTATGTTTGAGAGttggtttttggttttggagGTTTTTAGAGGGCAGGGGTTTGGAGGGCTACGTCTATATCAAATATGTATGAAAATATAGACATAGCCCTCCCCCTTCAAAACCCTCCAAAAACCAACTCGCAAACACACCCTTACATAACAACTCCACAGATTCAAGCAACCAATAATTTGTAATATTTGGCTGGCAAAGAGTAACCTAAGTTATAACATTGTAATATGCATATAGAACATTTTTACAATCAGTATTGAAAAATGCAATTAGCCCTTTATGAAAATAAAGGTAGAAATTTGAACACAACCTGGAAAAACCTACAATTATGCATTGCATCAAAATGCAAACGTTAGGGATTTTAATTtctcatttttaaatttcataaatcaatcaaacaaaaattgcattgaaaaatgaaaagcttTTCCCTTTAAGCTCACCcattaagaaaaaaacaacattgAGTTAGAAAATCAGAAACacattcaaaacaacaaaaccaGCCACATGCATTCAAGTGGGAAGAGAAAGAACAGATTATACTtctaaccaacaaaaaaaaaaggcaaaaattgaaactttcttTGAGGGAAAACGAAAGGGTCAAAAAATTATAGAAGAATCGGTTAGGTGTGTACCTAATCACTGGGCGATGAAGAGAATTGCGAAAAGTTGAAGCATTTGAGGAACAGAAATCGAAAAATCCGAATGAATTTGCAAAACGgcagagaaagagaaagaatgtGTTCTATTCAACCCAATTGTGTgtcttcattttgttttatcaACTTAACCTCTGAAAATATTCTATACCCTTGTCATTTATTCCGAATATAATTTATCCAAATTGCAAGAATGCCCTCTAATATCTCTTATTTGGTCAAATAATTTATCGGATAGGATTcactttttaaaatgaataaacgTGTGTTCGGATTTTAAACACCGACACTTACATATAATAATGATTTGTCTTTATCAACTGATATATTTCATAGATATAGATCTCTTGTTAGTTACTCGTATAAAA harbors:
- the LOC11426176 gene encoding pentatricopeptide repeat-containing protein At5g67570, chloroplastic isoform X1, with translation MEALHMIQGHILPLRPLSQFQPDTDKIRRSLIQKGVTPTPKIIHTLRKKQIQKHNRKLNRQNQLNPPLSKSQKQTLEEEQHFQELKHEYKQFTQNLEENQGGNKGLCLIGKPWEGVEKVDFLERIKVNYEHRGEKLKRESLIELKEMFRERKMDELKWVFEDDIEINEVWFDENNNGKRKKTSKRSEVQVVRFLVDRLCDKEIRAKDWKFSRLMKLSGLSFTEGQLMMIIEMLGVKRCWKQALSVVQWVYNSKDHRKFQSRFVYTKLLAVLGKARRPKEALQIFNMMLGNIRVYPDMAAYHSIAVTLGQAGLLKELLNIVECMRQKPETLKYMYRKNWDPTLEPDVVIYNAVLNACVPSKQWKGVSWVFQQMRKSSLKPNGATYGLAMEVMLQSGNYDLVHELFEKMQRNGEVPEALTYKVMVRTFWKEGKVDEAVKAVRDMERRGVMGTASVYYELACCLCNCGRWQDATLEVEKIKRLPHAKPLEVTFTGMIRSSMDGGHIDDCICIFEYMQDHCAPNVGTVNTMLKVYSQNDMFSTAKVLFEEVKVAKSDLRPDAYTYNLMLEASSRGHQWEYFEHVYKEMILSGYHLDQNKHLPLLVKASRAGKLHLLEHAFDMVLEAGEIPHHLFFFELVIQAIAQHNYERAIILLSTMAHAPYRVTEKQWTELFKENEDRINHENLKRLLDDLGNCNVVSEATISNLSRSLHDLCGLGSSRNISSIIPFRSENVDCLNETINGGENGKAPNFSGRMMIEGAESGNDILFGGDQAEPDMFTFNDDQVDRVNNNDVVVCRPQNRVIEDKSSFCVDRPEFLDRLTLDKSSDDSEDELSDDESYEDDDDGDKEVIDKPSAYQILEAWKEMREEDKSLLHSEIDCG
- the LOC11426176 gene encoding pentatricopeptide repeat-containing protein At5g67570, chloroplastic isoform X2, which codes for MILKLTRFGSMKITMGKGKRRVSEVRFRLCDKEIRAKDWKFSRLMKLSGLSFTEGQLMMIIEMLGVKRCWKQALSVVQWVYNSKDHRKFQSRFVYTKLLAVLGKARRPKEALQIFNMMLGNIRVYPDMAAYHSIAVTLGQAGLLKELLNIVECMRQKPETLKYMYRKNWDPTLEPDVVIYNAVLNACVPSKQWKGVSWVFQQMRKSSLKPNGATYGLAMEVMLQSGNYDLVHELFEKMQRNGEVPEALTYKVMVRTFWKEGKVDEAVKAVRDMERRGVMGTASVYYELACCLCNCGRWQDATLEVEKIKRLPHAKPLEVTFTGMIRSSMDGGHIDDCICIFEYMQDHCAPNVGTVNTMLKVYSQNDMFSTAKVLFEEVKVAKSDLRPDAYTYNLMLEASSRGHQWEYFEHVYKEMILSGYHLDQNKHLPLLVKASRAGKLHLLEHAFDMVLEAGEIPHHLFFFELVIQAIAQHNYERAIILLSTMAHAPYRVTEKQWTELFKENEDRINHENLKRLLDDLGNCNVVSEATISNLSRSLHDLCGLGSSRNISSIIPFRSENVDCLNETINGGENGKAPNFSGRMMIEGAESGNDILFGGDQAEPDMFTFNDDQVDRVNNNDVVVCRPQNRVIEDKSSFCVDRPEFLDRLTLDKSSDDSEDELSDDESYEDDDDGDKEVIDKPSAYQILEAWKEMREEDKSLLHSEIDCG
- the LOC11416450 gene encoding telomere repeat-binding factor 2 isoform X2, with translation MGAPKQKWTAEEEAALKAGVVKHGAGKWRTILMDPEFSSILRTRSNVDLKDKWRNINVTAIWGSRQKAKLALKNSPPAPKTDNNQLALGKVVQREDFLDIKPLTISGGTFQSPKPLTICSGTLQSPNSKEQVSRFKNFQLGDNNVLEAIVNMKEPKGSDKAAIASYIEEKYQCPPNLRKLLSAKLQQMVTSGKIVQEKHKYKIMPSSAVSEKRGSSSLMLVEARSKDSPEVEKMCDVNILSKSQIEAELSKVRGMSAQEAAAAAAKAVAEAEVAIAQAEAAAREAEIAEAEAEAAQVFAKAAMKALKCKMLHI
- the LOC11416450 gene encoding telomere repeat-binding factor 2 isoform X4; this encodes MGAPKQKWTAEEEAALKAGVVKHGAGKWRTILMDPEFSSILRTRSNVDLKDKWRNINVTAIWGSRQKAKLALKNSPPAPKTDNNQLALGKVVQREDFLDIKPLTISGGTFQSPKPLTICSGTLQSPNSKEQVSRFKNFQLGDNNVLEAIVNMKEPKGSDKAAIASYIEEKHKYKIMPSSAVSEKRGSSSLMLVEARSKDSPEVEKMCDVNILSKSQIEAELSKVRGMSAQEAAAAAAKAVAEAEVAIAQAEAAAREAEIAEAEAEAAQVFAKAAMKALKCKMLHIW
- the LOC11416450 gene encoding telomere repeat-binding factor 2 isoform X5, coding for MGAPKQKWTAEEEAALKAGVVKHGAGKWRTILMDPEFSSILRTRSNVDLKDKWRNINVTAIWGSRQKAKLALKNSPPAPKTDNNQLALGKVVQREDFLDIKPLTISGGTFQSPKPLTICSGTLQSPNSKEQVSRLGDNNVLEAIVNMKEPKGSDKAAIASYIEEKHKYKIMPSSAVSEKRGSSSLMLVEARSKDSPEVEKMCDVNILSKSQIEAELSKVRGMSAQEAAAAAAKAVAEAEVAIAQAEAAAREAEIAEAEAEAAQVFAKAAMKALKCKMLHIW
- the LOC11416450 gene encoding telomere repeat-binding factor 2 isoform X1, whose protein sequence is MGAPKQKWTAEEEAALKAGVVKHGAGKWRTILMDPEFSSILRTRSNVDLKDKWRNINVTAIWGSRQKAKLALKNSPPAPKTDNNQLALGKVVQREDFLDIKPLTISGGTFQSPKPLTICSGTLQSPNSKEQVSRFKNFQLGDNNVLEAIVNMKEPKGSDKAAIASYIEEKYQCPPNLRKLLSAKLQQMVTSGKIVQEKHKYKIMPSSAVSEKRGSSSLMLVEARSKDSPEVEKMCDVNILSKSQIEAELSKVRGMSAQEAAAAAAKAVAEAEVAIAQAEAAAREAEIAEAEAEAAQVFAKAAMKALKCKMLHIW
- the LOC11416450 gene encoding telomere repeat-binding factor 2 isoform X3, which produces MGAPKQKWTAEEEAALKAGVVKHGAGKWRTILMDPEFSSILRTRSNVDLKDKWRNINVTAIWGSRQKAKLALKNSPPAPKTDNNQLALGKVVQREDFLDIKPLTISGGTFQSPKPLTICSGTLQSPNSKEQVSRLGDNNVLEAIVNMKEPKGSDKAAIASYIEEKYQCPPNLRKLLSAKLQQMVTSGKIVQEKHKYKIMPSSAVSEKRGSSSLMLVEARSKDSPEVEKMCDVNILSKSQIEAELSKVRGMSAQEAAAAAAKAVAEAEVAIAQAEAAAREAEIAEAEAEAAQVFAKAAMKALKCKMLHIW